The Blattabacterium cuenoti genome includes a region encoding these proteins:
- the nrfD gene encoding NrfD/PsrC family molybdoenzyme membrane anchor subunit, with protein MSNHYESPIRKTLILGKKTFKNITDDILKPIENKAGSLWWIALFISILAFLWGLACIFYTIGTGIGVWGLNRTINWAWDITNFVWWVGIGHAGTLISAVLLLFRQKWRLSINRSAEAMTIFAVIQAGLFPIIHMGRPWNAHWVLPIPNQFGTLWPNFNSPLLWDVFAISTYFSVSSVFWFMGLIPDFAMIRDRVSDPFQKRIYSILSFGWGGTSKDWQRFEEISLILAGLCTPLVFSVHTIVSFDFSTSVIKGWHSTIFPPYFVAGAIFSGFAMVQTLLGVARKVLSLESYITRNHIEYMNMIILLTGGIVLLAYISEFILAWYSGNPFEKFIYFSQEAAKGPFWWAFWALIICNVIIPQFLWIKSIRRSFFWSYVIAIIINIGMWFERFDIIVLNLSHDYLPSSWTGFIPSFVDVGIFIGTIGLFFFLYLLYIRSFPVISQSELKTILKPDNQKNKIQENE; from the coding sequence ATGTCAAATCACTATGAATCTCCTATTAGAAAAACGTTAATTTTAGGAAAAAAAACATTCAAAAATATTACTGATGATATATTAAAACCTATAGAAAACAAAGCTGGAAGTCTATGGTGGATTGCCTTATTTATTTCTATTTTAGCTTTTTTATGGGGATTAGCATGTATTTTTTACACAATAGGAACAGGTATTGGAGTATGGGGTTTAAATAGAACAATAAATTGGGCTTGGGATATTACCAATTTTGTATGGTGGGTTGGAATTGGTCATGCGGGAACTTTAATTTCTGCTGTTTTATTATTATTTCGTCAAAAATGGCGTTTATCTATCAATCGTTCAGCTGAAGCAATGACCATTTTTGCAGTTATTCAAGCTGGTTTGTTTCCTATTATTCACATGGGGAGACCATGGAATGCTCATTGGGTATTGCCTATTCCTAATCAATTTGGAACTTTGTGGCCTAATTTTAATTCTCCTTTGTTGTGGGATGTATTTGCGATTAGTACTTATTTTTCTGTTTCTAGTGTTTTTTGGTTCATGGGATTAATACCTGATTTTGCTATGATACGAGATAGGGTTTCAGATCCTTTTCAAAAAAGAATTTATAGCATTCTTAGTTTTGGATGGGGAGGAACATCAAAAGATTGGCAAAGATTTGAAGAAATTTCCTTGATTTTAGCTGGGTTATGTACTCCATTAGTTTTTTCTGTTCATACTATAGTTTCATTTGATTTTTCAACTTCTGTTATAAAAGGGTGGCATAGTACCATATTCCCTCCCTATTTTGTAGCAGGAGCTATATTTTCTGGTTTTGCTATGGTACAAACTTTACTAGGTGTAGCAAGGAAAGTTCTTTCTTTAGAAAGTTATATCACGAGAAATCATATCGAGTATATGAATATGATTATTTTGTTAACAGGAGGGATCGTTTTATTGGCTTATATTTCAGAATTTATCCTTGCGTGGTATTCAGGAAATCCTTTTGAGAAGTTTATTTATTTTTCTCAAGAGGCAGCTAAAGGGCCATTTTGGTGGGCTTTTTGGGCCTTGATTATTTGTAATGTGATCATTCCTCAATTTTTATGGATAAAATCTATACGCAGAAGTTTTTTTTGGTCTTATGTCATAGCAATAATTATAAATATTGGAATGTGGTTTGAAAGATTTGACATTATTGTCTTAAATCTAAGTCATGATTATCTTCCTTCTTCTTGGACCGGTTTTATTCCATCATTTGTAGATGTTGGAATATTTATAGGAACTATTGGCTTATTTTTTTTTCTTTATTTATTATACATACGTTCGTTCCCGGTAATCTCACAGTCAGAATTAAAAACAATATTAAAACCTGACAATCAAAAAAATAAAATACAAGAAAATGAATAA
- a CDS encoding SPFH domain-containing protein: MSIFSLLFYGILTLLILSLFSSFIFIVNQETASIIERMGKFHSIRYAGLNFKIPILDHIVGKLTLKIQQLDILVDTKTKDNVFVKVKISVQFKVIKEKVYEAFYKLDNSHAQITSYIFDVVRAEVPKMRLDDVFERKDNIALAVKGELEGSMLDYGYSIIKALVTDLDPDEQVKQAMNRINTAEREKVAAEYKAEAERIKIVAKAKAEAESKKLQGIGTADQRREIARGILESVEVLNNVGINSQEASALIVVTQHYDTLQAMGEGSNTNLILLPNSPGSASEMLNNMITSFNISNQIGETLKKKNNSKKNKL, encoded by the coding sequence ATGAGTATTTTTAGTTTATTATTTTATGGAATATTAACTCTTTTAATTTTATCTCTTTTTTCTAGTTTCATTTTTATAGTTAATCAAGAAACTGCATCTATTATTGAAAGAATGGGAAAATTTCATAGTATCCGTTATGCTGGATTAAATTTTAAAATTCCTATTTTAGATCATATAGTAGGAAAACTCACTTTGAAAATTCAACAATTAGATATTTTAGTAGACACTAAAACTAAAGATAATGTTTTTGTAAAAGTAAAAATATCAGTTCAATTTAAAGTGATTAAAGAGAAAGTATACGAAGCCTTTTATAAATTAGATAATTCTCATGCTCAAATTACTTCTTATATATTTGATGTTGTTAGAGCTGAAGTCCCAAAAATGCGCCTGGATGATGTTTTTGAGAGGAAAGATAACATTGCTCTTGCAGTAAAAGGGGAATTAGAAGGATCTATGTTAGATTATGGATATTCCATTATTAAAGCGTTAGTTACAGATCTTGATCCAGACGAACAAGTGAAACAAGCTATGAATCGGATCAACACAGCTGAAAGAGAAAAAGTGGCAGCTGAGTATAAAGCAGAAGCTGAAAGAATTAAAATTGTTGCTAAAGCTAAGGCAGAAGCTGAAAGTAAAAAATTACAAGGAATAGGAACGGCAGATCAACGTAGAGAAATAGCTAGAGGAATACTCGAATCTGTTGAAGTATTGAATAATGTAGGAATAAATTCACAAGAAGCTTCTGCTTTAATTGTGGTTACTCAACATTATGATACTCTTCAAGCCATGGGAGAAGGGAGTAACACAAATTTAATTTTATTGCCTAATTCACCAGGATCAGCTAGTGAAATGTTGAATAATATGATCACATCATTTAATATTTCTAATCAAATTG
- a CDS encoding c-type cytochrome: MNKYFYGIIIILLVMLLLESCWLDKKKQNTVYMPDMYYSDAYEPYSDPHFNYNKKIKKIQIPIFLNGKTSSLFPVKGTVQRTDFYNSVSDEIKNKGFDYSKKIITYSFPKNAGTKEYILKKGEKLYQINCSICHGNNGDGQGLLVKNEKILGIPSYKDRDITIGSVYYVITYGKNNMNSYSSQLSEIDRWKIAEYVMYIKNK, from the coding sequence ATGAACAAATATTTTTATGGAATTATTATCATTTTATTGGTTATGTTGTTATTAGAATCTTGTTGGTTAGATAAAAAAAAGCAAAATACAGTGTATATGCCGGATATGTATTATTCAGATGCATATGAACCTTATTCAGATCCTCATTTCAATTATAATAAAAAAATTAAGAAAATTCAAATTCCTATATTTTTAAATGGAAAAACTTCTTCTCTTTTTCCAGTGAAAGGGACTGTTCAAAGAACTGATTTTTATAACTCTGTTTCTGATGAAATAAAAAATAAAGGATTTGATTATTCTAAGAAAATAATTACATATTCTTTTCCTAAAAATGCAGGAACAAAGGAATATATTCTGAAAAAAGGAGAAAAATTATATCAAATTAATTGTTCTATATGTCACGGAAATAATGGCGATGGACAAGGTTTATTAGTAAAAAATGAAAAAATTTTAGGAATTCCTAGTTATAAAGATAGGGATATCACTATTGGAAGTGTTTATTATGTTATTACATATGGTAAAAACAATATGAATTCTTATTCTTCTCAATTAAGTGAAATAGACAGATGGAAAATAGCGGAATATGTCATGTATATAAAAAACAAATAA
- a CDS encoding M16 family metallopeptidase — protein sequence MFQKTNKILKKIILIATIFFYTTIMFANTVNRNIPPKSLKRKISINIEKPEFFQMKNGLKVMIVENHKLPLVRVGLEFDCQPFLEKDKAGIKKVFGQMLRSGTKNHSKEELDEMIDYIGSNLYTSFFEISISTLKKHLNKSVYIVSDILMNSRFDNSKELEKIIKQRITDLHISEKDPNSILQRVRNVLYFGKDHPYGEYETYDTIKNITLDDLKKLYEKYYIPNISYLSFVGDISKKEAKKFCDLYFSKWERKSYSDEFLKEEYVIPSETEIDIVDLPSLTQSTICFGGPICLKKSDSSYFSSILANGILGGGPQSRLFLDLREKKAYTYGAYSILKSDKNIGYFSVYTQVRNEVTEKAIKDILKEIVRIKKDKVSYEELNIKKKEISGQFILDLEDPNRISDLFICELKNNLPNGFYRNYLKKVQSVTEDQILKSSNKFFSIKNGRIIIVGKADDILPNIKKLGYPIRYFDQFGFVLKKNEK from the coding sequence ATGTTCCAGAAAACAAATAAAATTTTAAAAAAAATTATTCTTATTGCAACAATTTTTTTTTATACAACAATTATGTTTGCTAATACTGTTAATCGTAACATTCCCCCTAAGTCTTTAAAAAGAAAAATTAGTATCAATATTGAAAAACCTGAATTTTTTCAAATGAAAAATGGATTGAAAGTTATGATTGTAGAGAATCATAAACTTCCTTTAGTTAGAGTTGGTTTAGAATTTGATTGTCAACCTTTTTTAGAAAAAGATAAAGCTGGAATAAAAAAAGTGTTTGGTCAAATGCTTCGTTCTGGAACAAAGAATCATTCCAAGGAAGAATTAGATGAAATGATTGATTATATAGGATCTAATTTATATACTTCTTTTTTTGAAATATCTATTTCTACTTTAAAAAAACATTTGAATAAATCCGTTTACATTGTGAGTGACATTTTAATGAATAGTAGATTTGATAACTCTAAGGAATTAGAAAAAATAATAAAACAAAGAATTACAGATCTTCATATTTCAGAAAAAGATCCTAATTCTATTTTACAACGTGTTCGAAATGTTTTATACTTTGGAAAAGATCATCCTTATGGAGAGTATGAAACTTATGATACTATTAAAAATATAACTCTTGATGATTTAAAAAAATTATACGAAAAATATTATATTCCAAATATATCTTATCTTTCTTTTGTAGGAGATATTTCTAAAAAAGAAGCGAAAAAATTCTGTGATCTTTATTTTTCTAAATGGGAGAGAAAGTCATATTCGGATGAATTTCTTAAAGAAGAATATGTTATTCCTTCTGAAACAGAAATAGATATAGTAGATCTTCCATCTCTTACACAATCCACTATTTGTTTCGGTGGTCCTATTTGTTTAAAAAAAAGTGATTCTTCATATTTTTCTTCTATATTAGCAAACGGAATTCTAGGTGGAGGACCTCAAAGTCGTTTATTTTTAGATCTTAGAGAAAAAAAGGCTTATACATATGGAGCTTATTCTATTTTAAAATCCGATAAAAATATCGGTTATTTTTCAGTTTATACTCAGGTTAGAAATGAAGTAACAGAAAAAGCTATAAAAGATATTTTAAAAGAAATTGTAAGAATAAAAAAGGATAAAGTTTCTTATGAAGAATTGAATATTAAGAAAAAAGAAATAAGTGGACAATTCATTCTTGATTTAGAAGATCCAAACAGAATTAGTGATCTTTTTATTTGTGAATTAAAAAATAATCTTCCGAATGGATTTTATAGAAATTACTTAAAAAAAGTACAATCAGTTACTGAAGATCAAATACTTAAATCAAGTAATAAATTTTTTTCTATTAAGAATGGACGAATTATAATTGTAGGAAAAGCTGATGATATATTGCCCAATATAAAGAAGCTAGGTTATCCTATTCGTTATTTTGATCAATTTGGATTTGTTTTAAAAAAAAATGAAAAATGA
- a CDS encoding 4Fe-4S dicluster domain-containing protein, translating into MNLKNKKIVSNYNPIKDLFKEKTSRRDFLKWIGFSTASVTLAACKGPVIQSIPYVVKPDAITPGIPNYYASTMIDSFDIGSVLVKTREGRPIKIEPNSTSKYFNKTSARIQSSLLSLYDEERLKYPFLKGKKSSWFKIDNYVIQHLENISKTKKDIVFLSSSYPSFSTKKLIQDFKKIYPNTKWIIYDAISYSKVLDASEKIFGVRAFPFFDLEKSKLIVSFDADLLGDWSPENMGRSYVSNRNPKKSMMQHIQIESNMTISGANADIRIAKKPSDIKNMLFEIYQKVFFKKEPKNQHAKEIAILIEKEGPRSVVLADGDQESYELSFLINKKIKSNALKNNQYLLSKESNDQELEKFLKNLEKGNIGCLFIHNTNPIYSFPLSISKKIKKFIKEIPLTTSFSMNQDDTNEIIDVLAPTPHWLECWDDMNPMTNIFTLIQPTIQHIFDTRQLQDSLIIWGKMKYKNYYDFLKKNWKENIIPKSNLSSFNEALFHGVLQTNNQKSIKNFVINEKKIQEYGKKLIFYEKGIKEHFELRLYTKISMGDGHQYNNPWLQELPDPITRTTWDNYLTMSYFDANRMKLKNWNIGDGSLNGNCVDLIRNNEILIRDVPVFIQPGQAIGSIGLAFGYGQKNGKLSKLCNGKNAYRVYENFSVIQKNIQIKKAEKIHKFACIQLQNTTVGRDLVKETDLDTFLKNPKEIWNKEEKISTHKGRLSPQEISIWNQNKNREENKKSGHHFNLSIDLNACIGCGACVIACHSENNVPVVGKEEIRKSRDMHWVRVDRYYSNKNHDQGSLNIHNNPKVSFQPIMCQHCDYAPCETVCPVGATVHGKQGQNMMAYNRCVGTRYCANNCPYKVRRFNWFDYVNNQRFDFNMNNTLGKMVLNPDVVVRTRGVMEKCSLCIQRTQYVIGIAKKEKRKIRDEEFETACSISCPTKAITFGDVNDQNSLISKKIKNSRFYKLLDFIGIRPNVSYQVKIRNEKKTVKMK; encoded by the coding sequence ATGAATTTAAAAAATAAAAAAATAGTTTCAAATTATAACCCAATTAAAGATCTTTTTAAAGAAAAAACTTCTAGACGTGATTTTCTAAAATGGATAGGTTTTAGCACAGCTTCAGTAACTTTAGCTGCTTGCAAAGGTCCAGTCATTCAATCTATACCTTATGTTGTTAAACCAGATGCTATAACTCCTGGAATTCCTAATTATTATGCATCTACTATGATTGATTCTTTTGATATAGGAAGTGTTTTAGTGAAAACAAGAGAAGGCCGTCCTATAAAAATAGAACCTAATTCAACTTCAAAATACTTCAACAAAACTTCAGCTAGAATACAATCTTCTTTATTGTCTCTTTATGATGAAGAAAGATTAAAATATCCTTTTTTAAAAGGAAAAAAAAGTTCTTGGTTCAAAATAGATAATTATGTTATTCAACATTTGGAAAATATATCTAAAACAAAAAAAGATATAGTCTTTCTTTCTTCTTCTTATCCAAGTTTTTCCACAAAAAAGTTAATTCAAGATTTTAAAAAAATCTATCCTAATACTAAGTGGATCATTTATGATGCTATTTCGTATTCCAAAGTATTAGATGCATCAGAAAAAATATTTGGAGTTCGTGCTTTTCCATTTTTTGATTTAGAAAAATCGAAATTAATAGTTTCTTTTGATGCTGATTTATTAGGAGATTGGAGTCCAGAAAATATGGGAAGATCTTATGTATCAAATAGAAATCCTAAAAAATCAATGATGCAGCATATTCAAATAGAAAGCAATATGACTATTTCTGGAGCAAATGCAGATATTAGAATAGCAAAAAAACCTTCTGACATTAAAAATATGTTGTTTGAAATTTATCAAAAAGTTTTTTTTAAAAAAGAGCCTAAAAATCAACATGCAAAGGAAATAGCAATTTTAATTGAAAAAGAAGGTCCCAGGAGTGTTGTTCTTGCAGATGGAGACCAGGAATCTTATGAACTTTCTTTTTTAATTAATAAAAAAATTAAGAGTAATGCATTGAAAAACAATCAATATCTTTTATCAAAAGAAAGTAATGATCAAGAATTAGAGAAGTTTTTAAAAAATTTAGAAAAAGGAAATATTGGATGTTTATTTATTCACAATACTAATCCTATTTACAGTTTTCCATTATCTATTTCCAAAAAAATAAAAAAATTCATAAAAGAAATTCCCTTAACTACATCCTTTTCTATGAATCAAGATGATACTAATGAAATTATAGATGTATTAGCTCCTACTCCTCATTGGCTTGAATGTTGGGATGATATGAATCCTATGACTAATATCTTCACACTGATTCAGCCTACTATTCAACATATTTTTGATACAAGACAATTACAAGATTCCTTAATTATTTGGGGAAAAATGAAATATAAAAATTATTATGATTTCTTGAAAAAAAACTGGAAAGAAAATATTATTCCTAAATCTAATCTTTCTTCTTTTAATGAAGCATTGTTTCATGGAGTTCTGCAAACAAATAATCAAAAATCTATTAAAAATTTTGTAATCAATGAAAAAAAAATACAAGAGTATGGAAAAAAATTAATTTTTTATGAAAAAGGAATAAAAGAACATTTTGAGCTAAGATTATATACAAAAATAAGCATGGGAGACGGACATCAATATAATAACCCTTGGTTACAAGAACTACCGGATCCCATCACACGTACTACTTGGGATAACTATTTAACCATGTCATATTTTGATGCAAACAGAATGAAATTAAAGAATTGGAATATAGGAGATGGATCTTTAAATGGAAATTGTGTAGACTTAATTAGAAATAATGAAATATTAATCCGAGATGTTCCTGTTTTTATTCAACCTGGACAAGCTATAGGATCTATAGGGTTAGCTTTCGGTTATGGTCAAAAAAATGGAAAGTTATCCAAATTATGTAATGGGAAAAATGCTTACAGAGTTTATGAAAATTTTTCTGTTATACAAAAGAATATACAAATCAAAAAAGCAGAAAAAATACATAAATTTGCTTGTATTCAATTGCAAAACACAACAGTAGGTAGAGATTTAGTAAAAGAAACAGATTTAGATACATTTTTAAAAAATCCTAAAGAAATTTGGAATAAAGAAGAAAAAATATCTACTCATAAAGGGAGACTTTCTCCACAAGAAATTTCTATTTGGAATCAAAATAAAAATAGAGAAGAAAATAAAAAAAGTGGACATCATTTTAATTTATCTATAGATTTAAATGCTTGTATTGGATGCGGAGCTTGCGTTATCGCATGTCATTCAGAAAACAATGTTCCTGTTGTTGGTAAAGAAGAAATAAGAAAATCTAGAGATATGCATTGGGTACGTGTGGATAGATACTATTCCAATAAAAATCATGATCAGGGATCATTAAATATTCATAATAATCCAAAAGTTTCTTTTCAACCTATCATGTGTCAACATTGTGATTATGCTCCTTGTGAAACGGTATGTCCTGTAGGAGCAACTGTTCACGGAAAACAAGGACAAAATATGATGGCTTATAATCGTTGTGTAGGAACCCGTTATTGTGCAAATAACTGTCCTTATAAAGTTAGGCGTTTTAATTGGTTTGATTACGTTAATAATCAAAGATTTGATTTTAATATGAATAACACTTTAGGAAAAATGGTTTTAAATCCGGATGTGGTCGTTAGAACTAGAGGCGTTATGGAAAAGTGTTCTTTATGTATACAAAGAACACAATATGTTATAGGAATAGCAAAAAAAGAAAAAAGAAAAATAAGAGATGAAGAATTTGAAACAGCTTGCAGTATTTCTTGTCCTACAAAAGCCATTACTTTTGGAGATGTTAATGATCAAAATAGTCTTATCTCCAAAAAGATAAAAAATTCAAGATTTTATAAACTTCTCGATTTTATAGGAATAAGACCTAATGTTTCTTATCAAGTGAAAATAAGAAATGAAAAAAAAACAGTAAAAATGAAATAG
- a CDS encoding M16 family metallopeptidase: MLATMFNHLNLNSKEYKDLYKINFLEEKLSNGLHVLLHQDNTNPLVSVSVLYHVGSKNETPGKSGFAHFFEHLMFEGSKNIKKGEFFKYIASNGGKNNAYTNHDETCYYEVLPSDRLPLALWLESERMLHAKVDEESINVQREVVKEEKKMRVENQPYVKAFSEVIPSLLFKKHPYRYPVIGFEKDLDTATENDYKEFYKTYYVPNNAVLVVSGDFDMNEARKLIREYFSTIPKGKMDFRMKRIEEEPIKEEIFSTYVDKNTKVPGVFLSYRVPKMTNKDSYVLKIIDHVLSSGESSRIMKNIVNSKQMASYAGSFFDTMEDYGMFIIYGLINPGITLDKLTKIIDEEIDLLKEKGITEYELEKQRNFFEKRFLFDNSSMSGIAENLSHYYLYYKNANLINTDIDKYREITVKDIKRVANKYLNKNNRVRLYNVPENK; encoded by the coding sequence ATGTTAGCTACGATGTTTAATCATTTAAACTTAAACTCCAAAGAGTATAAGGATTTGTATAAAATCAATTTTTTAGAAGAAAAATTGTCAAATGGATTGCATGTTCTTTTGCATCAAGATAATACAAATCCCTTAGTTTCTGTTTCTGTTTTATATCATGTAGGAAGCAAAAATGAAACTCCCGGAAAATCTGGGTTCGCTCATTTTTTTGAACATCTTATGTTCGAAGGGTCTAAAAATATTAAAAAAGGAGAATTTTTTAAGTACATAGCATCTAATGGGGGAAAGAACAACGCTTATACAAACCATGATGAAACTTGTTACTATGAAGTATTGCCATCTGATAGACTTCCATTGGCTTTATGGTTAGAGTCGGAAAGGATGCTTCATGCTAAAGTGGATGAAGAAAGCATTAATGTTCAAAGAGAAGTGGTAAAAGAAGAAAAAAAGATGCGTGTAGAAAATCAGCCATATGTGAAAGCCTTTTCGGAAGTGATTCCTTCTTTATTATTCAAAAAACACCCATATAGATATCCCGTTATTGGATTCGAAAAAGATTTAGATACAGCTACAGAAAATGATTATAAGGAATTTTATAAAACATATTATGTTCCAAATAATGCAGTTTTAGTTGTGTCGGGGGACTTCGACATGAATGAAGCAAGAAAATTAATCAGGGAATATTTTTCTACTATTCCAAAAGGGAAAATGGATTTTAGAATGAAAAGAATAGAAGAAGAACCTATTAAAGAAGAAATATTTTCTACATATGTGGATAAAAACACTAAGGTCCCTGGAGTATTTTTGTCCTATAGAGTTCCAAAAATGACAAATAAGGATTCTTATGTATTGAAAATAATAGATCACGTATTATCTTCTGGAGAAAGCTCTCGAATCATGAAAAATATTGTTAATTCAAAACAAATGGCTTCTTATGCAGGTTCTTTTTTTGACACAATGGAAGACTATGGAATGTTTATTATATACGGACTTATTAATCCTGGAATTACTTTAGATAAACTAACTAAAATTATAGATGAAGAGATAGATCTCCTTAAGGAAAAAGGAATAACAGAATATGAATTAGAAAAACAGAGGAACTTTTTTGAAAAAAGATTTCTATTTGATAATTCTTCCATGAGTGGAATCGCTGAAAATTTATCTCATTATTATTTATATTACAAAAATGCAAATTTAATTAATACAGACATCGATAAATATCGTGAAATAACTGTAAAAGATATCAAAAGAGTAGCTAACAAGTATTTAAATAAAAACAATAGAGTTCGTTTATACAATGTTCCAGAAAACAAATAA
- a CDS encoding DUF3341 domain-containing protein, which translates to MNKYVHALYDNDYTLINSIKIVQNHGFSIHEVYSPFPIHNLDKILKLKKTNLSFLSFIYGLSGFFLASILTWYAMIFDWPQNIGGKPSFSWIRNLPSFIPVIFELSIFFSAHFMCITYLIQCRLFPGAVPKNPDSRTTDYMFLMEINTKENTKKLVNLLRENGAMEVVIKEKIN; encoded by the coding sequence ATGAATAAATATGTACATGCATTATATGATAATGATTACACATTAATAAATAGTATTAAAATTGTTCAAAATCACGGATTTAGTATACATGAAGTTTATTCTCCTTTTCCAATTCACAATTTGGACAAGATACTAAAATTAAAAAAAACTAATTTATCTTTTTTATCTTTTATATATGGATTATCCGGGTTTTTTTTAGCAAGTATATTAACTTGGTATGCTATGATTTTCGATTGGCCTCAAAATATTGGTGGGAAACCATCTTTTTCTTGGATAAGAAACCTTCCTTCTTTTATTCCTGTAATATTCGAATTGTCTATTTTCTTTTCTGCACATTTTATGTGTATTACTTATCTGATTCAATGTAGATTATTTCCAGGGGCTGTTCCTAAAAATCCAGATTCAAGAACCACTGATTACATGTTTTTAATGGAGATTAATACAAAAGAAAATACTAAAAAATTAGTGAATTTATTGAGAGAAAATGGAGCAATGGAAGTCGTGATAAAAGAGAAAATAAACTAA
- a CDS encoding c-type cytochrome — protein sequence MKKTLFSIFILSFSLLRAEEIQGNAEKGAELFKKNCTACHSMDLEKKMIGPALSNVTKKRSREWLHKWIINNRSLRESGDKEALAIYKEYGNLEMNLFPQLSNEQVDDILFFIQNPDSIKKKEKIESHDKSRESEIEEKQFLIKLIAFCFSILSLILLWILYRIYLLTNLLSETKDPVFYKKDFIIKILYKKILGKKKIRWRLLSCFVGFLFILGIYGTWNFLMKIDVNKGYTPEQPIYFSHKIHSGINGIDCQYCHSSAKYGKVSGIPSANICMNCHITIDEYKGEYLEKGKNRDEYNQEIQKIYHSIGWNPETREYSKKTNPIQWIRIHNMPDFVYFDHSQHVINGEKMIKKLKKVNLVCNACHGEVQKMDQVEMSNDFTMEWCISCHRNIEIDINNQYYKNYFSNDIKKGKKITVDMVGGTECAKCHY from the coding sequence ATGAAAAAAACTTTATTTTCTATTTTCATTTTGTCTTTTTCTTTATTAAGAGCAGAAGAGATCCAAGGAAATGCTGAAAAAGGAGCAGAACTTTTTAAAAAAAACTGCACAGCATGTCATTCTATGGATTTAGAAAAAAAAATGATAGGTCCAGCTTTATCTAACGTAACCAAAAAAAGAAGTCGTGAATGGTTACATAAATGGATTATAAATAATAGATCTTTGAGAGAAAGTGGAGACAAAGAAGCTCTAGCTATTTACAAAGAATATGGAAATTTGGAAATGAATTTGTTTCCTCAACTTTCTAATGAACAAGTAGATGATATTTTATTTTTTATTCAAAATCCAGATTCAATAAAAAAAAAAGAAAAAATAGAAAGTCATGATAAAAGCCGTGAAAGTGAAATAGAAGAAAAACAATTTTTAATCAAATTGATTGCTTTTTGTTTTAGCATTCTATCTTTAATCTTGCTTTGGATTTTATACAGAATATACCTTTTAACCAATTTATTGAGTGAAACAAAAGATCCCGTTTTCTACAAGAAAGATTTTATTATAAAAATTTTATACAAGAAAATTTTAGGGAAAAAAAAGATAAGATGGAGATTACTATCTTGTTTTGTAGGTTTTTTATTTATTCTAGGAATATATGGAACTTGGAATTTTTTAATGAAAATAGATGTAAATAAAGGGTATACCCCTGAACAACCGATCTATTTTTCTCATAAAATTCACTCTGGAATTAATGGAATTGATTGTCAATATTGTCATTCTTCTGCAAAATATGGGAAAGTATCCGGAATCCCTTCAGCAAATATCTGCATGAATTGTCATATCACTATTGATGAATATAAAGGGGAATATTTAGAAAAAGGAAAAAATAGAGATGAATACAATCAGGAAATACAAAAAATATATCACTCTATAGGATGGAATCCGGAAACTAGGGAATATTCTAAAAAAACGAATCCTATTCAATGGATTCGCATACATAATATGCCAGATTTCGTTTATTTTGATCATTCTCAGCATGTTATAAATGGAGAAAAAATGATAAAAAAACTTAAAAAAGTCAATTTAGTTTGTAATGCTTGTCATGGAGAAGTTCAAAAAATGGATCAAGTAGAAATGTCTAATGATTTTACTATGGAATGGTGCATTTCTTGTCATAGAAATATAGAAATAGATATAAACAATCAATATTATAAAAATTATTTTTCTAATGATATAAAAAAAGGAAAAAAAATAACTGTAGACATGGTTGGTGGAACAGAATGTGCTAAATGTCATTATTGA
- a CDS encoding iron-sulfur cluster assembly protein produces MSQDHFLENRIVSVLKSIYDPEIPVDIYELGLIYDIQVSREKEVKIVMTLTTPNCPVVESLPMEVKNKIESLKEIKNVDVVLTFDPPWSREFMSEEARLELGLL; encoded by the coding sequence ATGAGTCAAGATCATTTCTTAGAGAATCGTATTGTTTCCGTGTTGAAAAGTATATATGATCCGGAAATTCCGGTAGATATTTATGAATTAGGTCTTATTTATGATATTCAAGTTTCTCGTGAAAAAGAGGTTAAAATAGTAATGACTTTAACTACTCCAAATTGTCCAGTGGTAGAGAGTTTGCCTATGGAAGTCAAAAACAAAATTGAATCTTTAAAAGAAATAAAAAATGTAGATGTAGTTTTAACATTTGATCCTCCTTGGAGTAGAGAGTTTATGAGTGAAGAAGCTCGTTTAGAATTAGGTTTATTATAA